One window of the Pseudomonas sihuiensis genome contains the following:
- a CDS encoding tryptophan--tRNA ligase has protein sequence MSLNDSERRVLSGMRPSGRLHLGHYHGVLKNWVKLQHEYDCFFCIVDWHALTTEYADAGQLSLHVMYMAVDWLAAGVSPSSATLFVQSQVPEHAELHVLLSMICPLSWLERVPSYKEQQEHQGSKDLSTYGFLGYPLLQAADILLYRAGQVPVGADQLPHIEFAREVARRFNHLYGSEPDFELKAEAAIGKLGKKLGKLYSNLRKAYQEQGDVQALETARALLKEQTSITLGDQERLYGYLEGGGKVILSEPQPILAEFSRVPGLDGQKMAKSSGNAIFLRDSDAELEEKLRRMPTDPARVHRDDPGEPQRCPVWSLHQLYSGDEQLHWVIEGCRSASIGCLDCKSALCSSLQAELAPLQQRAIDYEESPDLVRSILAEGAERARDEARETLAEVRMAMGLNYR, from the coding sequence TTGAGCCTTAACGACTCCGAGCGTCGGGTGCTGTCAGGGATGCGTCCGAGCGGTCGTCTTCACCTCGGGCATTACCACGGCGTGCTGAAGAACTGGGTCAAGTTGCAGCACGAGTACGACTGCTTCTTCTGTATCGTCGACTGGCACGCCCTGACCACCGAATACGCCGATGCCGGCCAGCTTTCCCTGCACGTCATGTATATGGCGGTAGATTGGCTGGCTGCAGGCGTCAGCCCCAGCTCCGCGACGCTGTTCGTGCAGTCGCAGGTGCCGGAACACGCCGAGCTGCACGTGTTGCTGTCGATGATCTGCCCACTAAGCTGGCTCGAGCGCGTGCCCTCCTACAAGGAGCAGCAGGAGCACCAGGGCAGCAAGGATCTCTCCACCTACGGGTTTCTCGGTTACCCGCTGCTGCAGGCTGCGGATATCCTGCTGTACCGCGCCGGACAGGTGCCGGTGGGGGCCGATCAGCTACCTCATATCGAATTTGCCCGTGAAGTGGCGCGCCGCTTCAACCACCTGTACGGCAGCGAGCCGGATTTCGAGCTGAAGGCCGAAGCGGCCATCGGCAAGCTGGGCAAGAAGCTCGGCAAGCTCTACAGCAACCTGCGCAAAGCCTATCAGGAACAGGGTGACGTACAGGCGCTGGAGACGGCGCGGGCGCTGCTCAAGGAACAGACCAGCATCACCCTCGGCGACCAGGAGCGCCTGTACGGCTATCTGGAAGGTGGCGGCAAGGTGATTCTGAGCGAGCCGCAGCCGATTCTTGCCGAGTTTTCGCGGGTGCCTGGCCTGGATGGACAGAAGATGGCCAAGTCCAGCGGTAACGCGATATTCCTGCGCGATAGCGATGCCGAGCTCGAGGAAAAACTGCGGCGCATGCCCACCGATCCGGCACGTGTGCACCGTGACGATCCGGGTGAGCCGCAGCGTTGCCCGGTCTGGTCGCTGCATCAGCTGTACTCCGGTGACGAGCAATTGCACTGGGTGATCGAGGGCTGTCGTAGCGCCTCGATTGGTTGCCTCGACTGCAAGAGCGCGCTGTGCTCCTCTTTGCAGGCCGAGCTTGCGCCGCTGCAGCAGCGCGCCATCGACTACGAGGAAAGTCCGGATCTGGTGCGCAGCATCCTCGCCGAAGGCGCCGAGCGCGCGCGTGACGAAGCGCGCGAAACCCTGGCCGAAGTACGCATGGCCATGGGCCTGAATTACCGCTGA
- the rluB gene encoding 23S rRNA pseudouridine(2605) synthase RluB translates to MTEHEQPRPAGEKLQKVLARLGLASRREIETWIAEGRVKVNGAAATLGQRVDANDAIALDGRLLKREEITGSVRRVLIYNKPDGEICTRDDPEGRPTVFDRLPRPKEGRWINIGRLDINTTGLLLFTTDGELANRLMHPSYQMDREYAVRVRGEVTEEMLENLKNGVMLEDGPAKFTDIKEAPGGEGFNHWYHCVVMEGRNREVRRLWESQGLVVSRLKRVRFGPVFLTSELTMGRWREMEQREVDILSAEVGLTPQALPAMKEKTREKLDRLQRKSAKPVEVRGKRVLRPAKDEAGADNARPSRAPRRDEAEQRTPRGPRKEGGERRENGRGTPVAERPSDVKKRQPRPAVELSERPARKPRPATPGKRPPAGDGQRPGFGRKR, encoded by the coding sequence ATGACTGAGCACGAACAACCGCGTCCTGCAGGCGAGAAACTGCAGAAAGTCCTGGCCCGCCTCGGACTGGCTTCGCGTCGCGAAATCGAGACCTGGATCGCCGAAGGTCGGGTCAAGGTCAATGGCGCTGCTGCGACCCTGGGCCAGCGCGTCGATGCCAACGACGCCATCGCCCTCGATGGCCGCTTGCTCAAGCGCGAAGAAATCACCGGCTCGGTACGCCGCGTGCTGATCTACAACAAGCCGGACGGCGAGATCTGCACCCGTGACGACCCGGAAGGTCGCCCAACCGTCTTCGACCGCCTGCCGCGTCCCAAGGAGGGCCGCTGGATCAACATCGGTCGCCTCGACATCAATACCACCGGTCTGTTGCTGTTCACCACCGATGGTGAGCTGGCCAACCGCCTGATGCACCCCTCCTATCAGATGGACCGCGAATATGCGGTGCGCGTGCGTGGTGAAGTCACCGAGGAAATGCTGGAGAACCTCAAGAACGGCGTGATGCTCGAGGACGGTCCGGCCAAGTTCACCGACATCAAGGAAGCGCCCGGCGGCGAAGGCTTCAACCACTGGTACCACTGCGTGGTGATGGAAGGTCGCAACCGTGAGGTGCGCCGCTTGTGGGAGTCCCAGGGTCTGGTGGTGAGCCGCTTGAAGCGCGTGCGTTTCGGCCCGGTGTTCCTGACCTCCGAGCTGACCATGGGCCGCTGGCGCGAAATGGAGCAGCGTGAAGTGGACATTCTCAGCGCTGAAGTTGGCCTGACCCCGCAGGCACTGCCGGCGATGAAGGAAAAGACGCGCGAGAAGCTCGACCGCCTGCAGCGCAAATCGGCTAAACCGGTCGAGGTGCGTGGCAAGCGCGTGTTGCGTCCGGCGAAGGACGAGGCCGGTGCTGACAACGCTCGCCCGAGCCGCGCACCGCGCCGTGACGAGGCTGAGCAGCGTACACCGCGTGGCCCGCGTAAAGAGGGTGGTGAGCGCCGCGAGAATGGCCGTGGCACACCGGTGGCGGAGCGTCCGAGCGATGTGAAGAAGCGTCAGCCGCGCCCGGCCGTCGAGTTGTCCGAGCGTCCGGCGCGCAAGCCGCGTCCGGCAACACCCGGCAAGCGTCCGCCTGCCGGCGATGGTCAGCGTCCAGGCTTCGGCCGCAAGCGCTGA
- the scpB gene encoding SMC-Scp complex subunit ScpB has protein sequence MNLNDPKDLAQLLEAFLLASGKAQSLDRLFELFEEGERPEPEQFKAALEILRQSCEGRAFELKEVASGYRLQVRERFAPWVGRLWEERPQRYSRALLETLALIAYRQPITRGEIEDVRGVAVNSNITKTLLEREWIRVVGYRDVPGRPAMFATTKGFLDHFNLKSLDELPPLAALRELEPEPELALDDDAEVPAGLQARADLALQEDGEAAEPREETSFRSLLAELDDMEQGLKTDFDDLRLVEDEEDEAVEDDLADLDGDQPLH, from the coding sequence ATGAACCTGAACGACCCCAAAGACCTGGCGCAATTGCTCGAAGCCTTTCTGCTGGCTTCCGGCAAGGCGCAGTCGCTCGATCGCCTCTTCGAACTCTTCGAAGAGGGCGAGCGGCCCGAGCCCGAGCAGTTCAAGGCGGCGCTGGAGATCCTCCGGCAGTCCTGCGAAGGACGAGCGTTCGAGTTGAAAGAAGTGGCTTCGGGTTATCGTCTGCAGGTGCGCGAGCGTTTCGCGCCATGGGTTGGCCGGCTCTGGGAAGAGCGCCCGCAGCGCTACTCCCGTGCGCTGCTGGAAACCTTGGCGCTGATCGCCTATCGCCAGCCCATCACCCGTGGCGAGATCGAGGACGTGCGCGGTGTGGCGGTCAACAGCAACATCACCAAGACCCTGCTTGAGCGTGAGTGGATTCGCGTGGTGGGCTATCGCGACGTGCCGGGGCGCCCGGCGATGTTCGCCACCACCAAGGGCTTTCTCGATCACTTCAACCTGAAAAGCCTCGACGAACTGCCGCCGCTCGCTGCTTTGCGCGAGTTGGAACCGGAGCCCGAGCTGGCGCTGGACGACGATGCCGAGGTGCCGGCAGGGCTGCAGGCGCGTGCCGATCTGGCCTTGCAGGAAGACGGCGAAGCCGCCGAGCCTCGCGAGGAAACCAGCTTCCGTAGCCTGCTGGCCGAGCTGGACGACATGGAACAGGGGCTCAAGACTGATTTCGATGACCTGCGTCTGGTAGAAGACGAAGAGGATGAAGCGGTCGAAGACGATCTGGCCGACCTGGACGGCGATCAGCCGTTGCATTGA
- a CDS encoding segregation and condensation protein A, translating to MEVFLEAFEGPLDLLLYLIRKQNIDILDIPVAEITKQYMGYVELMHSVRLELAAEYLVMAAMLAEIKSRMLLPRSTEAEEEEDDPRAELIRRLQEYERFKAAAEGIDELPRVGRDVTVPRLDAPEARARKLLPDVSLEEVLLSMAEVLRRADMFESHQVTREALSTRERMSEVLERLKGGAFVPFVELFTAEEGRLGVVVTFMAVLELIKESLVELVQNEPFAVIHVRARAE from the coding sequence CTGGAAGTTTTCCTCGAAGCCTTCGAGGGGCCGCTGGACCTGCTGCTGTATCTGATCCGCAAGCAGAACATCGACATCCTCGATATCCCGGTGGCCGAGATCACCAAGCAGTACATGGGCTACGTTGAACTCATGCATTCGGTACGTCTGGAGCTGGCTGCCGAATACCTGGTGATGGCCGCCATGCTGGCCGAGATCAAGTCGCGCATGCTGCTGCCGCGCTCCACCGAGGCCGAGGAAGAAGAGGACGACCCGCGCGCCGAGCTGATTCGTCGCCTGCAGGAATACGAGCGCTTCAAGGCCGCTGCCGAGGGGATCGACGAACTGCCGCGCGTTGGCCGCGACGTGACCGTGCCCAGGCTGGATGCACCCGAAGCCCGAGCGCGCAAGCTGCTGCCGGACGTCAGCCTGGAGGAGGTGTTACTGTCGATGGCTGAGGTGCTGCGCCGCGCCGACATGTTCGAAAGCCACCAGGTTACCCGCGAGGCGCTGTCCACCCGCGAGCGCATGAGTGAAGTGCTGGAGCGCCTCAAGGGCGGAGCCTTCGTACCTTTCGTCGAGCTGTTCACCGCCGAGGAGGGGCGTCTCGGCGTGGTGGTAACCTTCATGGCGGTGCTCGAATTGATCAAGGAATCCCTGGTCGAGCTGGTGCAGAATGAGCCCTTCGCCGTCATCCACGTCCGAGCCCGTGCCGAATGA
- a CDS encoding GGDEF domain-containing protein codes for MVPPSQSNTIDFDAAKLQRLGFTGSRNLPLKPASLVELRHQLSLQLQTSLDAERILNLFFREVQRLVPLDALAFQHPSHDLRLELGERAPHSAGYRLSHEGEYLGELIFRRKQRFSEEELIQLESLLASLLFPLRNALLYRTALQSALRDPLTDTGNRIAMDQVLQREVDLARRNLQPLSLLMLDIDHFKSINDNHGHALGDEVLKAVAQTLKNQLRNIDMVFRYGGEEFLVILSGTNREGAALVGERLRFAVMELQCLDAGRHIDVSISLGCSSLLPGESGESLLRRADNALFVAKREGRNRLSMAG; via the coding sequence ATGGTTCCCCCCAGCCAATCCAACACCATCGATTTCGATGCCGCCAAGCTGCAGCGTCTCGGCTTTACCGGCAGTCGCAACCTGCCGCTCAAGCCCGCCAGCCTGGTAGAGCTGCGCCACCAATTGAGCCTGCAACTGCAGACCAGCCTGGACGCGGAGCGAATCCTCAATCTGTTCTTCCGCGAAGTGCAGCGCCTGGTGCCGCTCGATGCATTGGCTTTCCAGCATCCGTCGCACGACCTGCGCCTCGAGCTGGGCGAGCGCGCGCCTCACTCGGCAGGCTATCGCCTGAGTCATGAAGGGGAATATCTGGGCGAGCTGATTTTCCGCCGCAAGCAGCGTTTCTCCGAAGAGGAGCTGATTCAGCTGGAGTCGTTGCTGGCCAGCCTATTGTTCCCACTGCGCAATGCCCTGCTCTACCGCACGGCTCTGCAAAGTGCGCTGCGCGACCCACTGACCGACACTGGCAACCGCATCGCCATGGACCAGGTGCTGCAGCGCGAGGTGGATCTGGCCCGCCGCAACCTGCAACCGTTGTCATTGCTGATGCTCGATATCGACCACTTCAAGAGCATCAATGACAACCACGGCCATGCGCTTGGCGATGAAGTGCTGAAAGCAGTCGCCCAGACCCTGAAGAACCAGCTGCGCAACATCGACATGGTGTTTCGCTACGGCGGCGAGGAATTTCTGGTGATTCTCTCCGGCACCAACCGCGAAGGCGCTGCGCTGGTGGGCGAGCGCCTGCGCTTTGCGGTGATGGAGCTACAATGCCTGGATGCTGGCCGCCACATCGACGTATCCATCAGCCTGGGCTGTTCCAGCCTGCTGCCGGGCGAGTCAGGCGAAAGCCTGCTGCGCCGTGCTGACAACGCGTTGTTCGTGGCTAAGCGCGAAGGCCGCAACCGCCTGTCCATGGCCGGTTGA
- a CDS encoding DUF1289 domain-containing protein: protein MSKSPCIKVCEFEKDICLGCGRSREEIKGWKRLDKGERLALLAEADMRLLALEATGRRKY from the coding sequence ATGAGCAAGAGTCCGTGCATCAAGGTCTGTGAGTTCGAAAAGGACATCTGCCTGGGCTGCGGCCGCAGCCGTGAGGAAATCAAAGGCTGGAAACGCCTGGACAAGGGTGAGCGCCTGGCGCTGCTGGCCGAGGCCGATATGCGCTTGCTGGCGCTGGAGGCCACCGGAAGGCGCAAGTATTGA